One genomic region from Pan troglodytes isolate AG18354 chromosome 14, NHGRI_mPanTro3-v2.0_pri, whole genome shotgun sequence encodes:
- the TMEM272 gene encoding transmembrane protein 272 isoform X4 has protein sequence MVSLLLYDSTRMRRLLSKAVVIDDDDDDEYPWRQNAHRYYIHLLLSLFLFLWFILGNYWVFSVYLPDFLPPFQQPQDYCDKTLYLFAVGVLALSHTVLVLLLLCSGCVYLCSRWRLAADED, from the coding sequence GTGTCTCTCCTGTTGTACGACTCCACCAGGATGAGGCGGCTGCTGTCCAAGGCCGTGGTGATTGATGACGATGACGATGATGAATACCCCTGGAGGCAGAATGCGCACAGATACTACATCCACCTCCTGCTgagcctcttcctcttcctctggtTCATCCTGGGAAACTACTGGGTCTTTTCTGTGTACCTACCTGATTTTCTTCCCCCTTTCCAGCAGCCTCAGGACTACTGTGACAAAACCCTGTACCTCTTTGCAGTCGGAGTCCTGGCGCTCAGTCACACTGTGCTGGTCTTGCTCCTGCTGTGCAGTGGCTGTGTCTACCTGTGCTCCAGGTGGAGACTTGCTGCCGATGAAGACTGA